The Arcanobacterium wilhelmae region CTTTAACGCCCCAAATCCTGTGGGTGAGCTAGCGGGAGATACCGATAAAGAAGCATTCTTCCTCCTTGACATGTTCCCGTTCCCGTCGGGCAAGGGCCTGCATGTCGGCCACCCGCTGGGGTACATCGCAACGGACACGGTTGCGCGCTATCAACGCATGCTGGGTAAAAACGTGCTGTACACGATGGGATACGACGCCTTCGGTCTTCCCGCCGAGCAGTATGCGGTGGAAACGGGCCAGCATCCGCGTGTGACGACCGAGGAAAACATCGCGAATATGCGCCGTCAGTTGCGTCTGCTCGGGCTGAGCCACGAGCAGCGCCGCTCGCTCGCTACTACGGATATCGAGTTTGTGAAGTGGACCCAGTGGATCTTCTTGCAGATCTTTAACTCCTGGTACGACGCCGAGGCGCCGGGTCGCGAGGAGGGCACGGTTGGGCGTGCTCGCCCGATCTCGGAGTTGATCGTCGGCTACGAGGATGGCTCGATCGCGACGCCGTCGGGGAAGGCTTGGAGCGAGATGAGCTCCGATGAACGCCGTGAGGCTGTCGATAGCCGTCGTTTGGCATATATCGAGAATGCGCCGGTGAACTGGGCTCCTGGCCTGGGCACGGTGCTCGCCAACGAGGAAGTGACGGCCGATGGCCGCTCGGAGCGCGGGAACTTCCCGGTCTTTAAGCGCGAACTTTCGCAATGGATGATGCGCATCACCGCCTACGCGGATCGTCTAGCGGAGGATCTCGATACGGTGGATTGGCCGGAGAAGGTGCGTGCGATGCAACGCAACTGGATCGGAAAGTCCCGCGGCGCCGATGTTGATTTCACGGCCCATCACGAAGGTGGGGACGAGACCCTCACCGTCTTTACCACGCGTCCAGACACGCTCTTCGGCGCAACGTTCATGGTGGTCTCGCCTGAGCATCCGATGCTGAAGTCCGAGAACCTGCCCGCTCAATGGCCGGCGGGAACGCGCGAGGCGTGGATGGGCGGTGCATCGGATCCGCGCACTGCCGTCCATGATTACCAAATCGCTGCGTCGCGCAAGTCGGATATGGACCGTGCGGACGCCGAGAAGGAAAAGACGGGTGTTTTCACCGGTATTTTCGCGACGAACCCGGTGACGGGCACCGATATTCCAGTGTTTACGGGCGATTACGTCATGATGGGCTACGGTACGGGTGCGATCATGGCGGTGCCGGCTCACGATGAGCGCGATTTCGCGTTCGCAACCAAGTTTGACCTGGATATCGTACGCACGATCGCGGCGCCGGAGGATTTCCCTGCCGATCAGGCGTACACCGGCGATGGCGCGATTATCGATTCGTCGAACGATTCGGTGTCCCTTGACGGCCTGGATAAGGCAGCTGGCAAGGCGCGCATGATCGAGTGGCTCGAAGCCGAGGGCAAGGGTAAGGAGGCGATCTCATATCGTCTGCGTGATTGGTTGTTCTCTCGTCAGCGCTACTGGGGTGAGCCGTTCCCTGTGGTCTACGACGAGGAGGGGAACGTTCACGCGTTGCCAGAGTCGATGCTTCCGGTGGAGCTTCCGGATACGCCAGATTATTCGCCGCGATCGTACGATCCGGACGATGCGGAGTCCAACCCGGAACCACCGCTTGGTCGTTTGACTGACTGGGTGAATGTGGAACTCGATCTGGGTGACGGTGTCAAGAAGTACAAGCGCGACACGAACACCATGCCCAACTGGGCAGGCTCTTGCTGGTACGAGATTCGCTACATCGATCCGCACGACGACGATGAATTCGTTGCCGCGCAGAACGAGGCCTACTGGATGGGGCCGCGCGAGGGCAAGGCATCCGGCGGCGCCGATTTGTACGTGGGCGGTGTGGAACACGCAGTGTTGCATCTGCTATACGCGCGCTTCTGGCAGAAGGTCCTCTTCGATTTGGGCTACGTGTCCTCCTCAGAGCCATTCCACAAGCTGTTCAACCAGGGCTACGTTCAGGCGTATGCCTACACGGACTCGCGCGGTGCATACGTCCCTGCAGAGAACGTCGTCGAGGTACCGGCGTCGGACGGTTCAGGCGAAGTGACCTGGGAGTACAACGGCGAGAAGGTGAACCGTGAGTACGGCAAGATGGGTAAGAGCCTGAAGAACATCGTCACCCCGGATTACATGGCAGAAACGTACGGCGCCGATACGTTCCGCGTGTACGAGATGTCGATGGGGCCGCTCGATATTGACCGCCCATGGGAAACCCGCGCAGTGGTTGGTGCTCAGCGTTTCCTTCAGCGCCTGTGGCGCAATGTTGTGGACGAGGAAACTGGTGATGTGCTTGTCACGGATGAGCAGATGCCGCGTGAGATGGCCCAGCAGGTTGCGCGAACGATCGATTTCGTTCGGGGCGAATACGAGAACATGCGCATCAATACGGCCATCGCGAAGCTGATTGAGCTCAATAACTACCTCACCGGAAAAGATGTGCCGCGTGAGGCTGCCGAGGCGATCGTTCTGATGACTTCTCCGGTTGCCCCACATATTGCGGAGGAGCTGTGGAGCCGCCTTGGCCATGAGGGCTCTCTCGCGCACGAGCCATTCCCACAGGTGGAGGATCCGTCGCTCCTTGTTGACGATCAGGTGACTGCCGTTTTCCAGGTGAAGGGCAAGGTTCGCGATCGCGCCGAGGTTCCGGCAGATATCTCGGCTGACGACCTTGAGAAGTTGGCGCTCGCCTCCGAGAAGGTGCGCAAGTTCCTCGACGGAGAGCCGCGCAAGGTGATCGTCCGAGCGCCGAAGATTGTCAACATCGTTCCGTGAGTGAACATGAGGGGCGGGTCGTGTATCAAAATTCCGGCCCGTCCCCGCATGTTGTATGTGACGTTGTAAACTGTTGGGAAACATTGAGAGAAGGCGAGTGATATGGCGCAGGTTGCAAGCACCACCGTTGAGAAGGCGGAGTTTGATGGGATGCCAGCGTGGCGGTTAACATCCACTTCTGGCGCCACGGCCCTTGTCGCAGAGCAGGGCGCCACCGTGATCTCGTGGGAGCCCGCCGCGGGGGCACACGTGATCTCGGGCTACGCGAACGCCGGCGAGCTTCGCGCTGGGGTTGGCGGACGCAGTGCAGTGTTGGCTCCGTGGATGGGGCACATGGAGGGGGATTCCTACAGCTTTGACGGCGCCGAATACAACGTTGGAGGTGTTCCGGAAGGTTTCCTGGGCCTTGTGAAGGATGCGCCGTTTACAATGCGTAATGCGGATTCCACGCTCACACTCGAGTATTCCTACTCCGGCTCAGAGGCGTACCCGTGGCCGTTCGATATTTCGGTGACGTTCTCCCTCGATTCGGGTGCAGATGCCGCCGAGCATTTGTCAGTGACCCTGGCTGCAACGAACCGCTCCGACGTCGCTGTTCCGCTGGCGCTGGGCTGGTCACCGTATCTTGCGATGCCGGGAGTCTCCTCCATCAAGAACTTGTCGGTGGAGATCCCGGCGCGCACGAAGATTCTCACCGATGCAAACTCGGTGCCGTTGCGTGGCGAGGCTGCATACTCGGGAGTCAAGGCCCCGGTGGTTATCGATTACATTGGCACGAAGTCGTTCGCCACGTATTACCGTGGCCTCGTTCCGAACGATGCCGGTGTGGTTGTCACGTCGATCCTCAACCCGTCGTCGGCGGCTCAGATTACGCTCACTCAGGAGCCGGCCGAAGCGCCGGTGGTGTACGTCGATTCGGGTGACCGCCTAGATCGCGATGCCCGTAAGTCGCTGTGCCTCGCGCCGATCTCGCATCATGCGGATTCGTTCAACCGCTACGATTCGGCGCCATCCTTGAGGCTACAACCGGGCAACACCCGTTACATGACCGCCACACTCACGTACCGCGCACACTGATTGACGGCGCATTTCGGCGAATTGACTTCGGCGGGTTTCGCAAAATAGTTTGCGAAACCCGCCGTTTTGTGCCCGATCCACGGGTGCTTTCTGACGGCGCATAGGGGATGCGATGTTCTTCGGCGATTAGACGAGCGCCCAGGTGGCCCTGCATTTTCGCAGTTCAAAGGGTGTGTTTTCCGTGAGCGATACTAGGGTTACCCAATCGTAGGTTAGTGGTATAACGGGGGTATGAATGAACGTATTGATAGTTGGCTGACCGATATGGATGGCGTGCTAATCCACGAGGGCAATGCCCTCCCCGGTGCGAACGAGTTCATCACGGCGCTCCAGGAGAACAACATCCCGTATTTGGTGTTGACGAATAATTCGATTTTCACCCCGCGTGATCTTTCGGCGCGTCTAGAGGCGTCGGGGCTGAACGTGCCTGAGGAACACATCTGGACGTCAGCACTCGCCACCGCGCAGTTCCTCGCGAACCAGTCACAGTCGCGCCGCGCTTTCGTTGTTGGAGAGGCTGGGTTGACCACTGCATTGTACGAAAAAGGCTTCGTCATGACGGAACAGAACCCTGATTTCGTGGTGTTGGGGGAGACTCGCACTTATTCGTTCGAAGCAATCACGAAGGCGATTCGCCTGATCGACGCCGGTGCTCGTTTCATCGCAACGAATCCCGATCCCTCGAGCCCATCGGCCGAAGGAAAGATCCCGGCAACGGGAGCTGTGGCTGCAATGATCACGAAGGCAACAGGTAAGAATCCGTACTATGTGGGCAAGCCAAACCCTGTGATGATCCGCAATGGATTGAACAAAATTGAGGCTCATTCGGAGCACACGGCGTTTGTGGGCGACCGCATGGATACCGATATTCAGTCGGGTATGGAGGCGGGGTTGCAGACCCACCTGGTGCTTTCTGGCTCCACCACACGCAGTGACATTACGCAATACCCGTACCGTCCGGATTTCGTCCATGAGTCGATCGCGGATGTCGCACAGCTCGTGGCATCGGACTAATTTATGCCGGGCGTTTTCGTCAAAGGTGTGGCTTCACGGAACACTTCCGTGAAGCCACACCTTTTCTTCATCACCGAGAGATCGGGCTGTTGGGAGGTTACTTTCTGCGCGTCCCAAAGATCGAACGGAGGATCTCTCGCCCAACGGTGCGCCCGACTGTGCCCACGATCGAATCCACAACGGATTCGCGGCGCCGCTTGGAGCGTTCGGCTTCCTTTTCAGCCTCGCGGCGGGCACGTTCCGCTTCCTTTTCCGCAGCTTTGCGATCCGCTTCTGCCTGCTTTTCGAGCTCGCGGGCGCGGCGTTCCATTTCCTTTTGGGCCTCCGCCTCGGCTTTTGCAGCAGCTTCGGCGTCTGCCTTTGCTTTCGCTTCGGCTTCGATTCGTTGTGCGAGGAGCTCGGTGGCGGACTCGGGATCGACGGCGTCCTTGTACTTCGCCATCGTGGGGGAGGCTGCGAGTGCCCCAGCGACGGCGGCATTAGAGCCGACTCCCATCACCGACGCTGGTGCCCAGATCTTGGTGGGCGCGACGGGGGAGGGACGGCCCTTCGGATCCAGAACCGTCACAATGGCCTCGCCGGTTCCCAGCGACGGCAAGAGCGCTTCGAGATCGAGCTCGGGAGTGATCGGGAATGTCTTGACTGTTTCCTTGAGCGCGGCAGCATCTTGAGGCGTATGAGCGCGCAGAGCATGCTGAACCTTCGCGCCGAGCTGAGCGAGGACGTCGGCAGGGACATCCTTCGGGGTTTGGGTGACGAAGAAAATGCCCACGCCCTTGGAGCGGATCAGACGGACCGTCTGCACAACCTGCGCGAGGAATTCCTTCGACGCATCGGTGAACAGCAGGTGAGCCTCGTCGAAGAAGAATACGAGCTTCGGTTTCTCAGCGTCGCCGACTTCGGGCAGCTCCTGGAACAACTCGGCGAGCAACCACATGATGAATGTGGAGAACAGCGCGGGTTGGGAACCGACGTCGGGAAGCTCAAGCGAGGAAATGACGCCGCGCCCGTCAGTAGCAGTACGCATAAATTCTTTCACGGAGAACGCAGGCTCGCCGAAGAATGAGTCGGCTCCTTGGGCCTGGAGGGCGGCAACCTCGCGCAAAATCACGCCCGCCGTCGCGGACGCGACTCCGCCGATCCCGGAGAGCTGTTCTTTTCCGGCGTCCGAGGTGAGGTACTGGATGACGTCGCGCAGATCGCCGAGATCGATGAGTGCGAGCCCGTTTTGATCTGCCCAGTGGAAGATCAGCGAGAGTGCTGATTCCTGGGTTTCGTTGAGCCCGAGCACCTTTGCCAACAGAAGCGGGCCGAAGTCGGTCACAGAGGTGCGGATTGGGGTTCCGTTGCCATTACCGCCGAGCGTGTAGAGTTCCGTCGGGAACGATTTGGGCTCCCACGGTTGGCCGTTCGCGGCGGTGCGAGCGAGAAGTTTCTCGCTCGAGGGGCCGGGTTCAAGGAGTCCAGTGAGGTCGCCTTTAATATCGGTGATAAAAACGGGCACTCCTGCGTTCGAGAGCGACTCTGCGAAAAGCTGGAGCGTACGCGTTTTTCCGGTACCAGTTGCACCGGCAACGAGCCCGTGGCGGTTGAGCATCGCGAGCGGCAGCTTCACGGGAACTGACGGCACGGGAGTGCCGTTTTCCATATACGAACCAAGGGTAAAAGTGAGGCCTTCGTAGGTGTAACCGTCGGCGACTTTCTGGGCATAGTTGCTGATGGGCGCCGCCTCCGGTTCGCTTGCAGGAGCCGGCGCTGGAGCCTCGCTTGGGCTCAGAGCGTCAGTTTGTTCGCTTCCCGACGCCGGTGCGGTAGGTTCGGCTGGTGTGGGACTCCCTGCCGCGGCGAGTGCCGCTTCGAGTTGTGCTTTCGCGGCTGCCGCCTTTGCGGCGGCGGCTTCTGCTTCTGCTTGCGCTGCCTCAGCTTGGAGGCGCTTGATCTCGGCTTCGTTCATGCACACATGATACGTTGTCTCGGCCACATTTTTGTTGTGAGGCAACGGCGATTTCATTGTTGAAGCATCTCGAAAATGTATCCACAGTTTGCAGTAGTGTGGTGTTTTTCCACAGGTGTCTGCCCTGAAAGGGCAAGGGATGTTGTGGACGTTTCATACTGGGCTCATGGAAGTACCACCACGGGCGTTGAGAGAACTCAAGCGTGCGCCGCGCGATCGGCGTCGCGAATCAGAGCGTATGCAAAGAGAGCCGCATCAGGGTCGCGCTACTGCTACGGGATTCGCTCATGTCGCCCTTGCGGCGGGCGTGGGCGACGATATCGGAGCGCTTTCCGAGCAGCCCCCGAAATGGAAGATCCGCCTGACGGCCGAACAGGGACGCCTCGTCGCTGTGAGTTTGATCCTCGTCACTGTGGTTGTGTGCGTGCTCCTTGTGTGGAACCGGCCGGGGCAAGCTATCGAATTCCCATCGCAGGTGCAAAGCTCTGCTGCGTTCGCAACTCCTCAAGCACCGAGCTCTTCAGCAGTGCAGCCAGGTCAAGGCTCGAGCGTCTCGCCTGCACCTCCTTCGGGTGATGCGGTCGTCTATATCTCCGGAGCGGTTGTGCGCCCCGGCGTCGTTACAGTGCCTCAGGGAGCGCGCATCGACGACGTCGTGAAGGCAGCCGGAGGGTTCGCGCAGCAGGCGGATACTTCAGCTGTTAACCTTGCCGAGAAAGTGGAGGATTCGCAGCACATCCACGTGCCTCGCGTTGGCGAACCTTTGAATGGTACTGGCCATGTGCCCGATCACCCAGGCGAAAAGAACACACCGCAGAACAATAGCGGAAGCGCAACGCAGGAGAACACTGTGAATCTCAATTCGGCTACGGTAGCTGAGCTCGAAGCAATCCCTGGTGTCGGTCCTGTCACCGCCGCCGCGATTGTCGAATATCGAACGAGTATTGGTTCTTTTTCGTCGGTGGATCAGCTTACCGAAGTCAGTGGTATTGGCGTCAAAACGCTCGAGAAAATTCGTCCGCATGTGCGCCTCTAGCCCAGGCGTATACCAAATCATTGCGTGTCGACAAACATTTGTCAGTATCGCAATGGCACGGAAGCATGTGGTTGTTACGTCTTCAACACGACAATCGTGGGGGTGCTTGCCATGATGATTCGCCGTCCGGTGAGGTAGCGAGAGATGGGCGACCTTCGGCTCGGGCCAGCGGCCGTCGTGTTGTGGCTTGGTGCGATCTGTAGTTGGCATTCGCTGACGTTGACGCTTGCCGGCCTCATCCTCGTTCTGGGGGCTGCTTTGTGGCAGGGCGAGGAGAGCATTCGTCATCTGGTGTGTGTTTGCGCGGTGGCGCTCGTGTGTACGAACGTTTCGGGAGCTATCCACGATTCCCTCTCCCACAGGGATCCAGCGGTGACTGCGGCGGCGCAGGATGCATATGTTCGGGCGGTGGTTGAAGTTGCCTCGCACCCCACTACTGACACTCATGGGGGAGCGAAATTTCGGGGCGTTGTGAGCGCGGTCGAGTTTCGCGGAACGGGATCGACGTCCGCATCGCACGTTGAGATTCGGCTCACCCGCCCCGAGATCGTCACTCTGGGGGAAACGCTGCTCATTCGCGGCCGTGTGGGGGTCAGTCCGCGGGGAGGTGATCTGCAGCTTCGTGGCGTTATCGAAAGCCGTGCACCTCTGTCGTCTTCTTCCCGTGTTGCCCGGACAATCCGCGAGCGCTTAACGCAAGCATTACGGGGCGACGATCGCTCAGTGGCTGGCCTGCTCCCGGGCATCCTCGTTGGCGACGATTCGGAGCTCGATCGAGATCTGAAAACCGAGATGCGGAGTTTGTCACTCTCGCACCTCACCGCAGTGTCGGGAGCCCATGTTTCGTTAGTAGTTGGTGGGATCATCGCGATGATCGGGCTGCGACGTGGCTGGCTCGGTGCGGTGAGCGCTCTCGCTGGTATCTGGGCACTTGTGCGGCTTGTCGGCCCGGATTCGTCGGTGTTGCGAGCAGTCTGGATGGGTGTTGGCATGTGCACCGGGTACGCACTACGCCGGCGCGTGAGCGCTTTCCCGCTCCTTGCACTGACGGTCGGTGGTACGAGCTTGGTCGATCCGCATCTGGCGACGTCGGTGGGCTTTGTATTGTCGGTGCTCGCGACGGCGGGGATCATTACCGTCGGGCGCCCGTTAACTCGCGCGCTTTCCTCGCTTCCAAAACCGTTGGGAGAGCTTATCTCCATACCGGTGGTCGCAAGCCTTGCAACAGCTCCGGTGGTCGCGAATTTTCAAGATGAGGTGTCTGTCTGGGGTGTGGTCGCGAACGTCGTGGTTGCGCCGGTGGTAGCTCCGCTCACGATCACGGGGTTGGCGGCGTCCGTTCTTTTAATGGTGCCAGGAGGCTCACTGGTGGCGTGGGTATTTCTCGGGGTGGCGAAGGCGTGTACGTGGTGGATCGTCGCAGTCACGCATGTGTGCTCGAGTTTCCCGTTTTCCCAGGTCCCTTTCGGTATTGCGGCACTGGTGAACGCCGGAGTCGTGGCGGCGCTAGTAGCAGCCTTGGCGCTGATGAAATACCGCAACACGCGCGTCATCGCTGACGAAACGAACTGCACGCCAAAAACTGTCATAGGTGCATGGAATAATAGTGGGCATGCAGTGGAACGAAATTCAGGCAGCGCCGGTAGTCCTCATCAAGTCGGAGGAACCGGTCTTCGCAGATCGGGCGTGGGAGTTGCTGAGGGATCAGCTCCGCCACCGTGATCCGAATACCGAGTTCGTGCGCGTGGACGCCGCCCAGTATCAGCCTGGTCAGCTCGCGGCGCTCGCGAGTCCGTCACTGTTCGCCGAGCCAAAATGTCTTTA contains the following coding sequences:
- a CDS encoding helicase HerA-like domain-containing protein, encoding MNEAEIKRLQAEAAQAEAEAAAAKAAAAKAQLEAALAAAGSPTPAEPTAPASGSEQTDALSPSEAPAPAPASEPEAAPISNYAQKVADGYTYEGLTFTLGSYMENGTPVPSVPVKLPLAMLNRHGLVAGATGTGKTRTLQLFAESLSNAGVPVFITDIKGDLTGLLEPGPSSEKLLARTAANGQPWEPKSFPTELYTLGGNGNGTPIRTSVTDFGPLLLAKVLGLNETQESALSLIFHWADQNGLALIDLGDLRDVIQYLTSDAGKEQLSGIGGVASATAGVILREVAALQAQGADSFFGEPAFSVKEFMRTATDGRGVISSLELPDVGSQPALFSTFIMWLLAELFQELPEVGDAEKPKLVFFFDEAHLLFTDASKEFLAQVVQTVRLIRSKGVGIFFVTQTPKDVPADVLAQLGAKVQHALRAHTPQDAAALKETVKTFPITPELDLEALLPSLGTGEAIVTVLDPKGRPSPVAPTKIWAPASVMGVGSNAAVAGALAASPTMAKYKDAVDPESATELLAQRIEAEAKAKADAEAAAKAEAEAQKEMERRARELEKQAEADRKAAEKEAERARREAEKEAERSKRRRESVVDSIVGTVGRTVGREILRSIFGTRRK
- a CDS encoding HAD-IIA family hydrolase, giving the protein MNERIDSWLTDMDGVLIHEGNALPGANEFITALQENNIPYLVLTNNSIFTPRDLSARLEASGLNVPEEHIWTSALATAQFLANQSQSRRAFVVGEAGLTTALYEKGFVMTEQNPDFVVLGETRTYSFEAITKAIRLIDAGARFIATNPDPSSPSAEGKIPATGAVAAMITKATGKNPYYVGKPNPVMIRNGLNKIEAHSEHTAFVGDRMDTDIQSGMEAGLQTHLVLSGSTTRSDITQYPYRPDFVHESIADVAQLVASD
- the leuS gene encoding leucine--tRNA ligase, yielding MSEFRYRYTAELANEIEAKWQNIWESDGTFNAPNPVGELAGDTDKEAFFLLDMFPFPSGKGLHVGHPLGYIATDTVARYQRMLGKNVLYTMGYDAFGLPAEQYAVETGQHPRVTTEENIANMRRQLRLLGLSHEQRRSLATTDIEFVKWTQWIFLQIFNSWYDAEAPGREEGTVGRARPISELIVGYEDGSIATPSGKAWSEMSSDERREAVDSRRLAYIENAPVNWAPGLGTVLANEEVTADGRSERGNFPVFKRELSQWMMRITAYADRLAEDLDTVDWPEKVRAMQRNWIGKSRGADVDFTAHHEGGDETLTVFTTRPDTLFGATFMVVSPEHPMLKSENLPAQWPAGTREAWMGGASDPRTAVHDYQIAASRKSDMDRADAEKEKTGVFTGIFATNPVTGTDIPVFTGDYVMMGYGTGAIMAVPAHDERDFAFATKFDLDIVRTIAAPEDFPADQAYTGDGAIIDSSNDSVSLDGLDKAAGKARMIEWLEAEGKGKEAISYRLRDWLFSRQRYWGEPFPVVYDEEGNVHALPESMLPVELPDTPDYSPRSYDPDDAESNPEPPLGRLTDWVNVELDLGDGVKKYKRDTNTMPNWAGSCWYEIRYIDPHDDDEFVAAQNEAYWMGPREGKASGGADLYVGGVEHAVLHLLYARFWQKVLFDLGYVSSSEPFHKLFNQGYVQAYAYTDSRGAYVPAENVVEVPASDGSGEVTWEYNGEKVNREYGKMGKSLKNIVTPDYMAETYGADTFRVYEMSMGPLDIDRPWETRAVVGAQRFLQRLWRNVVDEETGDVLVTDEQMPREMAQQVARTIDFVRGEYENMRINTAIAKLIELNNYLTGKDVPREAAEAIVLMTSPVAPHIAEELWSRLGHEGSLAHEPFPQVEDPSLLVDDQVTAVFQVKGKVRDRAEVPADISADDLEKLALASEKVRKFLDGEPRKVIVRAPKIVNIVP
- a CDS encoding aldose 1-epimerase; the protein is MAQVASTTVEKAEFDGMPAWRLTSTSGATALVAEQGATVISWEPAAGAHVISGYANAGELRAGVGGRSAVLAPWMGHMEGDSYSFDGAEYNVGGVPEGFLGLVKDAPFTMRNADSTLTLEYSYSGSEAYPWPFDISVTFSLDSGADAAEHLSVTLAATNRSDVAVPLALGWSPYLAMPGVSSIKNLSVEIPARTKILTDANSVPLRGEAAYSGVKAPVVIDYIGTKSFATYYRGLVPNDAGVVVTSILNPSSAAQITLTQEPAEAPVVYVDSGDRLDRDARKSLCLAPISHHADSFNRYDSAPSLRLQPGNTRYMTATLTYRAH
- a CDS encoding helix-hairpin-helix domain-containing protein gives rise to the protein MEVPPRALRELKRAPRDRRRESERMQREPHQGRATATGFAHVALAAGVGDDIGALSEQPPKWKIRLTAEQGRLVAVSLILVTVVVCVLLVWNRPGQAIEFPSQVQSSAAFATPQAPSSSAVQPGQGSSVSPAPPSGDAVVYISGAVVRPGVVTVPQGARIDDVVKAAGGFAQQADTSAVNLAEKVEDSQHIHVPRVGEPLNGTGHVPDHPGEKNTPQNNSGSATQENTVNLNSATVAELEAIPGVGPVTAAAIVEYRTSIGSFSSVDQLTEVSGIGVKTLEKIRPHVRL
- a CDS encoding ComEC/Rec2 family competence protein, giving the protein MGDLRLGPAAVVLWLGAICSWHSLTLTLAGLILVLGAALWQGEESIRHLVCVCAVALVCTNVSGAIHDSLSHRDPAVTAAAQDAYVRAVVEVASHPTTDTHGGAKFRGVVSAVEFRGTGSTSASHVEIRLTRPEIVTLGETLLIRGRVGVSPRGGDLQLRGVIESRAPLSSSSRVARTIRERLTQALRGDDRSVAGLLPGILVGDDSELDRDLKTEMRSLSLSHLTAVSGAHVSLVVGGIIAMIGLRRGWLGAVSALAGIWALVRLVGPDSSVLRAVWMGVGMCTGYALRRRVSAFPLLALTVGGTSLVDPHLATSVGFVLSVLATAGIITVGRPLTRALSSLPKPLGELISIPVVASLATAPVVANFQDEVSVWGVVANVVVAPVVAPLTITGLAASVLLMVPGGSLVAWVFLGVAKACTWWIVAVTHVCSSFPFSQVPFGIAALVNAGVVAALVAALALMKYRNTRVIADETNCTPKTVIGAWNNSGHAVERNSGSAGSPHQVGGTGLRRSGVGVAEGSAPPP